CGAGGGTCAGGAGGCCCAGCGCACGGTCCTGATCGAGAACGGCGTCCTCAAGCGCTTCCTGAGCGACCGGGCCGGCGAGCTGCGCACGGGCCACGCGCGCACCGGCAGCGGCCGCCGCCAGAGCCACACCTTTGCGGCCGCGAGCCGCATGCGGAACACCTACATCGCGGCAGGTCCCCATCAACCGGAGGACCTGATCGCCTCAGTGGACCGCGGCCTCTACTGCAAATCCATGGGCGGCGGCAGCGTCGGCCCCACCGGTCAGTTCAACTTCGCCGTGGAGGAGGGCTACCTGATCGAGGACGGCAAGCTCACCAAGCCGGTGAAGGGGGCCACCTTGATCGGCGAAGCCAAGGAGGTGATGCCACGCATCTCCATGTGCGCCAATGACCTGGAACTGGCCGCAGGCTTCTGCGGCTCGGTGAGCGGCAGCATCTTCGTGACCGTCGGACAACCCCACATCAAGGTCGACTCCATCACCGTGGGGGGCCGCTGACATGAGCAACACCAACGCAACCCTCAGCGCCGAACACCTGCGCAGCCAACTGGCAGGCATCGCCAGCCAACACGGCATCCGCCAGTGGGACCTGGGGGCGGCCTGCAGCACGGACACCTCCGTCCAGGTCGACCGCGGCGAACCCAAGCAACTGAAAGGAGCCCAGCGCAGTTCGATCACGATCCGCGTCTGGAACAGCGACGGTCTGGTGGGCACCACCAGCACCTCCGACCTCTCCCCGAGCGGACTGGAGCGGGCCCTCTCCGGCGCCCGGGATGCCGCAGCATTCGGCAACGCCCTGGAGACCCCGGCCTTCTCGCCCCTGGCGACAGCGCCGCTGACCGCCCTGGATCAACCGCTGCATCAACCCCAGGGCATTCTCAAATTGCTCGAGCAGCTCAAGGCCGCTGAGCAGGACCTGCTCGGTCGCCACCAGGCCATCAGCACCGTGCCCTACAACGGCCTGGCGGAGCGCAGCAGCGAGCGCATCTACCTCAACAGCGAGGGGGCCTGCCGCCAGCAGCAGCTGACCACCGCCAGCATCTACCTCTACGCACGAGCCGAGGACACTGGCCGTAAACCGCGCAGCTCCGGTGCTGTTCGCCTGGCCTACGGCGCCTCGGACCTCGACATTGCCGGCTGCATCGACGAGGCTGCCGAGCGCACCATCAGCCACCTGGACTACGCCCCGGTGGAGACCGGCCGCTACACCTGCGTCCTCAGTCCCGAGGCCTTTCTGGACCTGATCGGCGCCTTCAGCAACCTCTTCAACGCCCGCTCGGTGCTCGATGGGGTCAGCCTCAGCCAGAAGGACTCCATCGGCCAGAGCCTGGCGGTGCCCTTCCTCTCCATCCACGACAACGGCTTGCACCCGGGCAACATCGGCGCCTCCAACTTCGACGGCGAGGGGACCCCGACCCGCAAGTTGGCCCTGCTTGAGGGGGGCGTTCTGAAGAACTTCCTCCACTCCGAAGCCACCGCACGCGCCTTCGGCGTGGAGCCCACCGGCCATGCGGGCCTCGGCGCCAAGGTCTCGGTCGGACCGGATTGGTTTGAGATTGGGCCCACCCCCGGCAGCACTGGCGGCCAGAGCGGCCTGGATCGCTTCAAGGCCGACCAACCGATCATCTGGATCGACTCCCTCTCGGCCCTGCACGCGGGGGTCAAGGCCAGCCAGGGCTCCTTCTCGCTGCCCTTCGATGGCTGGCTGATCCAAGGCGGCGAAACCCGCTCGATTGAGGCCGCCACCGTGGCCGGCGACATCCGCCAGGTGTTGAGCGCCATCGTCGGCTTTGAGGGCGACGCCAAGGTCACCCCCGATGGGCTCTGTCCGATGGTCTGGGTGGAGGGGCTATCGATTACCGGCGAGGGCTAACGAGCAGTGATGCGGATCCTCTTCTGGGGTACCCCGGCCTACGCCGTGAGCAGCCTTGATGCGCTGGTTGATGCCCGCCACGAACTGGTCGGTGTGGTCACCCAACCGGACCGGCGGCGGGGGCGCGGAAAGGCACTGGTGCCTTCCCCAGTCAAGGCTCGGGCCGTGGAGCTGGGTCTGCCCGTCTTCACGCCCGAGCGGATCCGCAAGGAACCCGACTGCCAGCAGCAGCTCGCCGCGCTCGGGGCTGATGTCTACGTCGTCGTCGCCTTTGGCCAGATCCTGCCGAAGGAGGTCCTCCAGCAACCGCCCCTGGGCTGCTGGAACGGCCACGGCTCGCTGCTGCCCCGCTGGCGCGGCGCCGGTCCAATCCAATGGAGCCTGATCGAAGGCGACGCCGAGACCGGCGTCGGGATCATGGCGATGGAGGAGGGTCTCGACACCGGCCCGGTGCTGCTGGAGCGTGCAAT
This DNA window, taken from Synechococcus sp. LTW-R, encodes the following:
- a CDS encoding TldD/PmbA family protein, which codes for MSNTNATLSAEHLRSQLAGIASQHGIRQWDLGAACSTDTSVQVDRGEPKQLKGAQRSSITIRVWNSDGLVGTTSTSDLSPSGLERALSGARDAAAFGNALETPAFSPLATAPLTALDQPLHQPQGILKLLEQLKAAEQDLLGRHQAISTVPYNGLAERSSERIYLNSEGACRQQQLTTASIYLYARAEDTGRKPRSSGAVRLAYGASDLDIAGCIDEAAERTISHLDYAPVETGRYTCVLSPEAFLDLIGAFSNLFNARSVLDGVSLSQKDSIGQSLAVPFLSIHDNGLHPGNIGASNFDGEGTPTRKLALLEGGVLKNFLHSEATARAFGVEPTGHAGLGAKVSVGPDWFEIGPTPGSTGGQSGLDRFKADQPIIWIDSLSALHAGVKASQGSFSLPFDGWLIQGGETRSIEAATVAGDIRQVLSAIVGFEGDAKVTPDGLCPMVWVEGLSITGEG